The Cryptomeria japonica chromosome 9, Sugi_1.0, whole genome shotgun sequence DNA segment AGTAATATATGTGCATTTTAGAAAATttaagacttcaacaaaattcttATTAAAAAATGGTGACTGCATTTCATTAAAAAATCCTCCTAAATTTCCTATGTATGATATTTGACCCAATACATATACTATAATATTAAATCTATTCATagtttattaaaatatattaagaaTATTTGTAATTTACAAATATATATTCATAAGTTTGCCTCAGGTTATAGGTATCATCTTTGTTTTGGCCCCATATGTCGGTCAACCAAGAACCAACTTGTTAGTGCTCTACTTTCTATTGAGGTTAAGTATACGAGGGTGTTAATTTTACCATTGAGGCCATTtggcaatcaatcttctttcatcCACTATAATAATTATAATACCATTTAAATCTTAATAAAGTTAGTCCAATGTCATAGAGCTACACATGAACATCCATATGTACAACATCAAAGAGATGTCTAGGAGCATTTCATTGATCTATAATTTTCTCCTTCTTCAAAACAAGTTGTGAACATCTTCGCTAGGCCTTTCATAAAAAGCATGTTCATCTATGAATTTGCTAGGTTCAAGAGGCTATTTCTTGGAGGGGATACCTAGTTGTCCTCTGTTCTCTCCCTTATTTTGGGGCAAGGACGGTGATCTCTCTTTTGTAGGGAATTCTTTTGTGCATGATTACCTAATATTGGACTATCTGATTAAGATCCATTTTATCCACCTCAATTGTGCTTAAGCATGGGTGTTGGTGCAATTATGCATTATTATATATTATCGTGCATTTGTTATGCCATACTCAAATTATTTGTCCTCTCAAGTTTAGTTGTGTTTGTCAATTTTGGAGTGAGACGTCATCCTCTTCTTAGGATTCAACTTCCTTTTTAGAGTGATTTGTCCCTACATTCCTTGGCAAACGAGATGTCCCTACACTCCTTGGCAAACACTTCTTGGAGCATGAATTGACCTCCATGAACATATTTTATGCAACTTGAATACATCTATGGTACACAAATTTATGAATGGTATAATTGAGTCTTGTCCATTTCATTATCAATCTATTAAATCTTTATGCGTGATTCAACCATACCATTCACAAATTGTGTAGAGATTTCATTGGACGAAGACAatacaattaaatttaaaatcCTATAGTAACATTGATCAACACTTTAAAGTGATCCAAGTTAGCAAGTCCTTCAATACCCATCTATGATCATGTCAGCGAATCCTTTAATACCCATCTATGATCATTTGCATCTAATAGGAAGATACAATTACATATCTTATCTTTGACCCAAGTTTATGAGATCTTCACTAGAATTGATGGTGCACGTTGGAAAATATAGGTTCTTATTCaattgaattcaattaaattaataaTGTCGAGGCCAACACACTAATGAAGCAACTTAATATATTATTGACAGTAATTGAACTCACTTGAATGAAGTGTTTGTACACAATCAGATGTATGCCTTTTATTCTAATTACATGTTATAAACGCAACTAATATATATTTTCACATAccaaaacgaaaaaaaaaaaaattccttaataAATTAAGATTCTTGTTAAGAATTGAAATGTCCCGGAAATTGAAATGGAAGGTCAATAAAGAGGAAAAAAAATTAAAGGTTTTCTAATCATTTAATTTTCGTACCCCTACTTACTGTTGGCCGTTTTAAAAATACACAGAAAAGGGAATGAGTTTCCTTAAAAAACCAATCCAGCTTCTCTTTCAAACAGCCACTTCGACGAGCAAAGATGTTTTTTGAACTAATACGCTTCAAATTTCCTCTCGTGTCAATAAAAACCTTAAAATTTGCTTCTTTGAGATTATGCATGAAGCTAGAACAAGCCCTCGAAGAAGGTATTGCACGCAATCAAGGGATATGTGTTATCTGCCACAGATGTAATCCTATGCTACTGCAACTGAGAAAAATGGTATGTACTGAAAAAATGGGCTATTTTATTAATCTGTAATTTGCAACATGCAATGAAAAAGTGTACTGGAAACTACAATTAAGTGGAGAAGAATGCAACGAGCGGGCTCTGAACCCTGTGATGATTTCCATCAACCCACGTAAGATATCCATACCACATAAACTTACCCTTCACCATCGTCTTCTTcacctccatctccatcctcaCAACAAAGCTGAGTTTTTCATTCACACCTCTAAACTTCAAAACATCTGGCTTAACTTGCACGTTAACTCCTCGGGGAGCCCTTATCACTGCCCTATAAACTGAATTCCCATCTCCAACATTAGTCACAGTTCTATGAAACGTCACCACCTGTTTGCCGATCACCTTCCTGTCAAAAATGGCAGAAAAAGATGGGCAATTGAGATCGGTTGCGCTCAGATGAGGCCTGCATGAATACTTCTTCCCTGTTATAGTTTGAATCTCCTTCGCCGTCAAATTCAGAGTGCAGAGAAAATCAAGATAATCTTCCACACCTGCATCGTAAACGAGGCCCGGATCAGCCGCCAGATTGGGGCGGATATGCCCGGCCCCAAAGTCGAAAGGGCTGCCATTGAATGGGATCGGATTGATCCCAATTAACTGGCTTATGCTCTGACCGATATTATCATTGGTCATAGCAGTTGTCATGAGTGCAGAATGGATGGCGGCCGGACTCCACCCAGGGTGAATCGCCTTAACTAGAGCCGCTGAACCGGCCACATGAGGAGTCGCCATTGAAGTTCCACTGTCCAAATAGTACTGTGCTGACAGATTCATATTATCAGAGCCTACAGTTATAACCGGTATGTTAGGTGGATAGGCTGCGAGTATATCCACTCCAGGTGCCACGACGTCTGGCTTGAGGATCCCCGGGCTAGGAACTGACGGCCCACGGCCTGAAAAGTCTGGCACCACCGGTGCCGGTTTAGTATTGAGGGATGTAATCTGGAAGACAATGTCTGCTGTGGCATTCGACGTGGCTGCATAGGAGGTCAGGAGTTTACCCTCTGCAGGCCCTACTACTAGAGCTGGCATGAAATAGGCGTCCGGAAATGGGTTGGGAGCATTGTAGTTGATGATGATTGCGGCGGCTGCTCCAGCTCTGTTGGCTTCAGTTAGCTGGTTCTGGATGTGACGGAGAATGTATTGCCAGTCCGTGTCGACTGTTCTGTTTATGTCAGTCGTGCACACTATTATTTTGCCGGAGACCAGTTTGTCAGGAAGGGAATCGGAGTCGCAGGCCTTTGTGGCCTCGTTGTTTGTGATGTGGACGAGGGGTACATTGTAGAGCGTTTCGTTTAAGACATAGTATGAGTTGCCAACCACAACATTGCCGTTCCCCAGGGTCACCTGCCAACATGGCCAGCATAATCAAACAAGTCAGCATTgcctaaaaataataatattgatttAGGTCTTTTGTCTTGTGAACTCATCAAGGATCAAGTCTTCCTATAAAGATACCTTTCAATCTTTGGCTCTCAATCAAAGAGATTTTAACCTATTTGAGTtgatataaaaacataaaaattcaGAATTAGATACCCTTCAATCATTGGCTGTCAATCAAAAAGGTTTTAGCCTACTTAGATTCATATAAAAACCCTCTACTAAAAACAAAAAGCCATGAAAACAGCAACATTGTACTCAAGCAATTAAGTAAATTTTTTTGGTTTGATAGTTTTTAGAAAGAAAGCAAGAAAAACAACACCCAAGGGAAATAGCAAGAAAAGATTAGCAAGAAAAAATTGATGGAAAGAAAGCAAGATTAACAAGAAAAGATTGATAGAAAGAAAGCTGGCATTTTTTACATAATTTTTTCTAATAAATACAAGTATGTTAGTATCAATTCAGAGAGGTTGAATCTTCTTCTATTCAAGATCAAAGATTGAGGGCCTTCCACTCAGTAAGACTTGATCTCTATTAGGCTCATTCTAAACCATTCAACTTTACCAATTGACCAAAGATCGACCattaacatttaaataattttgaaaatcaTATGACCTCCATCAGTATATCAATCAACAAAGCTACAAGGAACACAAATACTATGAAATTaagatgattatttaatta contains these protein-coding regions:
- the LOC131048554 gene encoding subtilisin-like protease SBT1.5, encoding MASFIAAMAAAQEAKKTYIVRMDKSAMPVVFPTHEHWYKSLVSSITEEENTNLIYTYDHALHGFAAKLTKAQVEALARVPGHLSVHEERRLQLQTTRSPKFLGLSPSRGIWPQSGFGNDVIIGMIDTGVWPESESFNDRGLTDVPTRWKGNCQAGEAFNSSNCNKKLIGARYFVAGLNDDEEKKNEKRTIEPPPDGFYKSPRDSDGHGTHTASTAAGQFVPNADYFGYAKGTAAGVAPGARLAVYKVCNVFCSDSDIVAAIDQAIKDGVDILSMSLGSLTPEKYIDDMIGQAAFGAMEKGVLPVLAAGNSGSDPGSVVNVAPWVVTVGASSIDRQFQAEVTLGNGNVVVGNSYYVLNETLYNVPLVHITNNEATKACDSDSLPDKLVSGKIIVCTTDINRTVDTDWQYILRHIQNQLTEANRAGAAAAIIINYNAPNPFPDAYFMPALVVGPAEGKLLTSYAATSNATADIVFQITSLNTKPAPVVPDFSGRGPSVPSPGILKPDVVAPGVDILAAYPPNIPVITVGSDNMNLSAQYYLDSGTSMATPHVAGSAALVKAIHPGWSPAAIHSALMTTAMTNDNIGQSISQLIGINPIPFNGSPFDFGAGHIRPNLAADPGLVYDAGVEDYLDFLCTLNLTAKEIQTITGKKYSCRPHLSATDLNCPSFSAIFDRKVIGKQVVTFHRTVTNVGDGNSVYRAVIRAPRGVNVQVKPDVLKFRGVNEKLSFVVRMEMEVKKTMVKGKFMWYGYLTWVDGNHHRVQSPLVAFFST